The Brachionichthys hirsutus isolate HB-005 chromosome 3, CSIRO-AGI_Bhir_v1, whole genome shotgun sequence genome has a window encoding:
- the tstd3 gene encoding thiosulfate sulfurtransferase/rhodanese-like domain-containing protein 3 isoform X2 has translation MSLRRCWRFSGLVPRLLWSRAVLPAPSAAEERRCLPAFLNTGPGYRTSQLLLRTFSAGPSSTEVNYDQLKRLLADRRSVVIDVREPWELREYGVIPGSINVPLGQVSAALQLCSEEFKEKYGAEPPQQTDAVVFSCLAGIRMLSIFRVDGKNGRKMKSIIDQQKTNT, from the exons ATGAGTCTCAGAAGGTGCTGGCGGTTCTCGGGGCTTGTCCCGCGGCTGTTGTGGAGCCGCGCCGTCCTTCCTGCGCCGTCCGCCGCTGAAGAACGACGCTGTTTACCCGCCTTCCTAAACACCGGCCCCGGTTATAGGA ctTCACAGTTGCTGCTCCGCACATTCAGCGCAGGACCATCGAGCACAGAGGTGAACTATGACCAGCTGAAGCGGCTTCTGGCTGACCGCAGGTCGGTTGTAATAGACGTCAGAGAGCCCTGGGAGCTCAGGGAGTACGGCGTCATCCCGGGGTCAATTAACGTTCCAC TGGGACAGGTGAGCGCTGCCCTCCAGCTGTGTTCAGAAGAGTTCAAAGAAAAGTATGGCGCTGAACCGCCTCAGCAGACAGACGCCGTTGTGTTCAGCTGTCTGGCGGGGATCCGGA tgcTCAGCATTTTCCGGGTGGATGGCAAGAATGGGCGAAAAATGAAAAGCATAATTGatcaacagaaaacaaacacataa
- the tstd3 gene encoding thiosulfate sulfurtransferase/rhodanese-like domain-containing protein 3 isoform X1, translating into MSLRRCWRFSGLVPRLLWSRAVLPAPSAAEERRCLPAFLNTGPGYRTSQLLLRTFSAGPSSTEVNYDQLKRLLADRRSVVIDVREPWELREYGVIPGSINVPLGQVSAALQLCSEEFKEKYGAEPPQQTDAVVFSCLAGIRSKKALQTAVSLGYKDAQHFPGGWQEWAKNEKHN; encoded by the exons ATGAGTCTCAGAAGGTGCTGGCGGTTCTCGGGGCTTGTCCCGCGGCTGTTGTGGAGCCGCGCCGTCCTTCCTGCGCCGTCCGCCGCTGAAGAACGACGCTGTTTACCCGCCTTCCTAAACACCGGCCCCGGTTATAGGA ctTCACAGTTGCTGCTCCGCACATTCAGCGCAGGACCATCGAGCACAGAGGTGAACTATGACCAGCTGAAGCGGCTTCTGGCTGACCGCAGGTCGGTTGTAATAGACGTCAGAGAGCCCTGGGAGCTCAGGGAGTACGGCGTCATCCCGGGGTCAATTAACGTTCCAC TGGGACAGGTGAGCGCTGCCCTCCAGCTGTGTTCAGAAGAGTTCAAAGAAAAGTATGGCGCTGAACCGCCTCAGCAGACAGACGCCGTTGTGTTCAGCTGTCTGGCGGGGATCCGGAGTAAGAAGGCGCTACAAACTGCCGTGTCATTGGGATATAAAGA tgcTCAGCATTTTCCGGGTGGATGGCAAGAATGGGCGAAAAATGAAAAGCATAATTGa